The genomic DNA CGATCGAAGTGACCAGGCTTTGCCCACTTCTCAAAGGAAGTAGGTACCGGGTTTTCGTCCACTACTACCCGCACCTTTGCTTCCGGCTTGTCAGAAGTAGCTGTCATGAGTGCTCCTCTCTACTTTGTACAAGGGAAGAAGGCTCACCAAAACTCTATAGAACCGAATCTATGAACAACATAAGGACGATAGCGGTAGAGCTTGGCTAACCTTAGCCCCTAATTATAGGGACTACCTCATCCACTGCTTAAAATCCCTTAACAAATTTTCAAAAAACAGTTACCTATTGCTCGCATCAATTACAAACAACCTAGATTTCTCATAAGATATGGTCAATGTTAATTTTTGTGAAGAAAGTCCGATCGATCGTTACATTTTTGTGTGTGTTTGCCCCAGCGGTGGTAAAACAATGTAAGTACCAAAAAAGAAGAGCTATGTTTACTGCCCTAGAGAGTACCAGGAACAGACAGGTTTCACCGACGAGTGTCAACGATCGTTTATTGATGCGGGTTGTTTACGTGGTCTTGGAGCCGCAATATCAGAGTGTGTTGACGGGGGCGGCACAGGCTATTAACAGGGACAATCCCCATGTGGCGATCGAGATAAGTGGGTACTTACTAGAAGAGCTACGCAGTCCTGAAATGTATGAGGCGTTCCAGCAAGATGTAGCAAGGGCAAATGTATTCATTGGTTCTTTGATCTTTGTAGAGGATTTGGCACGCAAAGTTATTGCAGCAGTGCAGCCCCAGCGCGATCGGTTGGATGTGTGTGTGATTTTTCCGTCCATGCCGGAGGTGATGCGGCTCAATAAGATGGGGACGTTCAACATGGCTAATCTGGGGCAGTCCAAGAGTGCCATTGCCCAGTTTATGAAGAAGGTAAAAGGTAAGGCAGGTAGTTCTTTTCAGGACAACATGCTCAAAGTGGTGCAGACGCTCCCCAAGATTTTGAAATACATGCCCATCGATCGGGCCCAGGATGCGCGCAATTTCATGCTTAGCCTGCAGTATTGGTTGGGGGGGTCACAGCAAAACATTGAGAACTTTCTGTTGATGCTGGCGAAGAACTATCTGCCGGCGGGGAAAGAAATTCAGGTGCGTGACCCGATTACCTACCCTGACATGGGCATTTGGCATCCCATTGCCCCCAAGATGTTTACAAGTCTGGCGGAGTATCTGGAATGGTTTAATTCCCGCAATGACATTGATGGGGATATGAAAGACCCCTTAGCACCCACGATCGGTTTGGTGTTAGCCCGTTCCCACCTAGTGACAGGGGATGATGCCCACTATGTGGCGATGGTGCAGGAATTAGAGTCCCTGGGGGCAAGGGTGATTCCCGTGTTTGCAGGGGGCTTGGATTTTTCTAAACCAGTAGAAGCCTATTTCATCGATCGGGGCAGGGTAATTGTGGATACGATTCTATCTTTGACGGGTTTTGCTTTGGTGGGGGGACCGGCACGCCAAGACCATCCCAAGGCGGTGGAAACTCTGCAAAAGCTGAACTGCCCCTATATGGTGGTGTTGCCCCTGGTGTTCCAATCTACGGAAGAGTGGGAGCAAAGTGAATTGGGGTTACATCCGGTGCAGGTGGCGCTCCAGGTGGCAATTCCCGAGCTGGATGGAGCCGTAGACCCGATCGTTTTATCTGGTCGTGATGGTTTGACCGGGCGGGCAATAGCTTTAAGCGATCGGATGGAATTGATTGCCAAGCGGGCATTGAAGTGGGCGAATTTGAAGCGCAAACCGCGGTTGCAGAAAAAGATTGCCATTACTGTCTTTAGTTTCCCGCCGGACAAGGGGAATGTGGGCACAGCCGCTTATTTGAATGTGTTTGCCTCTATCCACAAAGTAATTCAGAGTTTGGCGGCTAATGGTTATGACGTACAGGGGTTACCAGCCACTGCTGATGAAATGATGGCAGAGATTCTCCACAATCCCAATGCTTTGGCGGGGAGTCCGGAACTAAATATTGCCTATCGCATGCCAGTCAAAGAATACGAAGAAAATACGCCCTACGTAGAAAGTATTACGGCGCAGTGGGGACCGCCCCCTGGTCATCTCAACAGCGATGGGCAGCATCTGCTGATCTATGGCAAGCACTATGGCAATGTCTTTGTGGGGGTACAACCAACTTTTGGCTATGAAGGGGACCCCATGCGCTTGTTGTTTAGCAAATCCGCTTCTCCCCATCACGGCTTTGCTGCCTACTACACCTACTTGAATGCCATCTGGGGAGCAGATGCAGTAGTGCACTTTGGTACCCACGGCTCTCTGGAATTTATGCCTGGCAAGCAGACGGGGCTTTCTGGGTCTTGCTACCCCGACAGTCTCATTGGTCAACTGCCCAACATCTACTACTACGCGGTGAACAACCCGTCGGAGGGCACGATCGCTAAACGCCGCGGCTATGCCACCACTATCAGCTATATCACTCCTGCGCCAGAGAATGCGGGACTCCACCGCGGGCTACAGGAATTGAGCGAGTTAGTAGGTTCCTACAAGGAATTGCGCCTGGGCACGAGGGGGGCGGCTATTGTCAACACCATCATCGACAAGGTGAAGCTGGTCAATCTGGATCAGGATGTAGATTTACCCGATCGGGATGGGAAAGACATGACCCTAGAGGAGCGGGATACCTTTGTGGGGCAGGTATACAACAAACTGATGGAGATTGAATCGCGGGTGTTGCCCTGTGGTTTGCATGTGATTGGGGAACCGCCCAAGCTAGAGGAAGCCGCCGATGTGATTACCAGTATTGTCAGTTTCGATCGCTGGGAAGAGAACCTCAAATCCTTACCCCGTCTGTTGGCAGAGAGTATTGGCAGAGACATAGATGAGATTTACAAAAACAGTGATCGGGGTATTTTTGCCGAGGTGGAACTCCTAGCCCAGATCAAACGGGCGAGCCGTAAGGCGATCGAGGCTCTGATTCAAACCCAACTAGATGCAGATGGCAGAGTGTCCAGGGTAGCAGTGCTGAATTTCTTGCGGTTGGGGAAGAGTGAGCCATGGCTGGAGGCCCTGCAAGAGGCGGGGTTTGGCAAGGTCGATCGGGAACAACTCAAAGCTGTGATGGAATTTGCTGAATTCTGTCTCAAACAACTAGTGGCAGACAATGAGTTGGGCAGTTTGATTCGTGCCCTAGAAGGGGAATTTATTCCCCCTAGTCCTGGTGGTGACCCTATCCGCAATCCCCTGGTATTGCCCACGGGCAAGAACATGCACGCCCTCGACCCCCAGTCAATTCCTACCAGTGCAGCGGTGCAGTCGGCGCAAGTGGTGGTGGATAAACTGCTGGAGAAGCAAAGACAAGAGAATAACGGCAATTATCCTGAAACTATCTCAGTGGTGTTATGGGGGACAGACAACATCAAAACCTACGGGGAATCCCTGGCACAAGTTCTCTGTCTTTTGGGTGTGAGACCCTTACCTGATTCTCTGGGGAGAGTCAACCGCCTAGAGTTGATTCCCTTAGAAGAATTAGGCAGACCACGCATTGATGTAGTGGTGAACTGTTCAGGCGTCTTTCGCGACTTGTTTGTCAATCAGATGGACTTACTCGATCGGGCTGTCAAGCTCTGTGCCGAAGCGAATGAACCCCTGGAGCTGAATTTTGTCCGTAAACATGCCCTAGCACAGGCTCAGGAATTGAACATTTCTCTTCGGCAGGCAGCGACCAGGGTATTCAGCAATAGTGCGGGGTCTTACAGCGCCAATGTCAATTTAGCGGTAGAAAATAGCACCTGGGAATCAGAAGCTGATTTGCAGGAAATGTATCTCTCCCGTAAATCCTTTGCCTTTGGTTCTGAGATCAACAACCAGCAACAACGACAACTATATGAAAGTGCTCTCAAGACAGTAGAGGTGACTTTCCAAAACCTAGATTCTTCCGAAATTAGTCTCACAGATGTCAGCCATTACTTTGACTCTGACCCCACCAAGGTGGTAGAGAAGTTGCGGGGGGATGGCAAACGCCCCAAAGCTTTCATTGCTGACACCACGACTGCCAATGCCCAGGTGCGCACCCTCAGCGAGACTGTACGTCTGGATGCCCGTACCAAACTCCTCAATCCCAAGTGGTACGAAGGCATGCTCAACAGCGGCTACGAAGGAGTGCGGGAAATTTCCAAGCGTCTAGTTAACACCATGGGCTGGTCTGCTACTGCAGGGGCAGTTGATAACTGGGTCTATGAAGATGTCAATGATGTTTACATCAAAGACGAACAGATGCGCCAACGGCTGATGAACCTCAATCCCCATTCCTTCCGTAAAATGGTGGGGACGCTCCTAGAGGTACATGGTCGTGGTTACTGGCAGACCAGCGAAGCCAACATCCAACAACTGCGGGAACTCTACCAGGAGCTAGAAGACCGTATCGAAGGGGTGGCATAAACAAGAGGGGGGTGCCCCCTCTACATTTTCTCTTTGGCTAAACGATCGATTCTCTGTTGTAACACCTTTACTCCCTCTGCATCCCCCGACTGTTGTTTCAGCAACAGCAAATGGACAAGAGCAGGATAGTGATGGGGATTGATATACAATGCTTTTTGATAACATTCTATAGCTTGTTGAGGATTGCCTTGGGCTTGATAGATTTCCCCTAGGAGGGTATGGGCGTTTTCATCTAGGGGGTGGTTTTGCAGGTAGGTTTGACAGAGGCTTAGGGCTGCTTTTAGTTCGTTTTGATCGGCTTTGCGGCGTGCCTCTTCCAATAATTGAGGAGTAGTAACTGCAGGGGAGGGTATAGGAGGAGGCGGCAATAGAGGAGTGGAGATAGCAGGAGAAGGCAATTGTGGTGACAGCTTCCGAAAGACAAAGGCTTTTACACTACCACCTAGCACAAAATTGCTCTCCGTCAAACACCCTACTTCCGAATGACCAACAAATAATAGACCATCATTGGTCATAGCTTTATGCAGATTATGCAGGGCTTTTCCACGACTTTCCCGATCGAGGTAGATCAACAAATTACGACAGAAAATAATGTCATAGTAATTCACCCGTTGGAACTGCAGGATATTACCGTATTGGAAGTTGACCTGTTTTTTCACTTGGTCGAGTAACTGATAGCTGTCATTAACCACGGTAAAATAAAGATCGATAAGCTGGGGGTCAGTACCTCGGAAGGAGTTTTTGGTGTAAATCCCTGTTTTGGCTTTTTCCAGGGCACGATAACTGACATCCACAGCATCGATCGTGAACTGATAGGGCAGCAATCCTGCTTCCAAGAGAGCAATAGCGATAGAGTAGGGTTCTTCCCCTGTTGAGCAGGGCAAACTGAGAATACGCCAGGGCAAATGCCGCCGCTGCAGATGATTTTTTTGCACAAAACCTTGCAGGAATAAAAACGGTTCTCGATCGCGATAAAACCACGTCTCGGGTACAACTACCGCTTCGATCAGAGCTTGCAGTTCCTCTGCCGATCGTGTTAAGTAATCATAGTAGCTTTGCTCATTGGTGATATTAACTGCTGCCATCCTTT from Pseudanabaenaceae cyanobacterium SKYG29 includes the following:
- a CDS encoding magnesium chelatase subunit H, with the protein product MFTALESTRNRQVSPTSVNDRLLMRVVYVVLEPQYQSVLTGAAQAINRDNPHVAIEISGYLLEELRSPEMYEAFQQDVARANVFIGSLIFVEDLARKVIAAVQPQRDRLDVCVIFPSMPEVMRLNKMGTFNMANLGQSKSAIAQFMKKVKGKAGSSFQDNMLKVVQTLPKILKYMPIDRAQDARNFMLSLQYWLGGSQQNIENFLLMLAKNYLPAGKEIQVRDPITYPDMGIWHPIAPKMFTSLAEYLEWFNSRNDIDGDMKDPLAPTIGLVLARSHLVTGDDAHYVAMVQELESLGARVIPVFAGGLDFSKPVEAYFIDRGRVIVDTILSLTGFALVGGPARQDHPKAVETLQKLNCPYMVVLPLVFQSTEEWEQSELGLHPVQVALQVAIPELDGAVDPIVLSGRDGLTGRAIALSDRMELIAKRALKWANLKRKPRLQKKIAITVFSFPPDKGNVGTAAYLNVFASIHKVIQSLAANGYDVQGLPATADEMMAEILHNPNALAGSPELNIAYRMPVKEYEENTPYVESITAQWGPPPGHLNSDGQHLLIYGKHYGNVFVGVQPTFGYEGDPMRLLFSKSASPHHGFAAYYTYLNAIWGADAVVHFGTHGSLEFMPGKQTGLSGSCYPDSLIGQLPNIYYYAVNNPSEGTIAKRRGYATTISYITPAPENAGLHRGLQELSELVGSYKELRLGTRGAAIVNTIIDKVKLVNLDQDVDLPDRDGKDMTLEERDTFVGQVYNKLMEIESRVLPCGLHVIGEPPKLEEAADVITSIVSFDRWEENLKSLPRLLAESIGRDIDEIYKNSDRGIFAEVELLAQIKRASRKAIEALIQTQLDADGRVSRVAVLNFLRLGKSEPWLEALQEAGFGKVDREQLKAVMEFAEFCLKQLVADNELGSLIRALEGEFIPPSPGGDPIRNPLVLPTGKNMHALDPQSIPTSAAVQSAQVVVDKLLEKQRQENNGNYPETISVVLWGTDNIKTYGESLAQVLCLLGVRPLPDSLGRVNRLELIPLEELGRPRIDVVVNCSGVFRDLFVNQMDLLDRAVKLCAEANEPLELNFVRKHALAQAQELNISLRQAATRVFSNSAGSYSANVNLAVENSTWESEADLQEMYLSRKSFAFGSEINNQQQRQLYESALKTVEVTFQNLDSSEISLTDVSHYFDSDPTKVVEKLRGDGKRPKAFIADTTTANAQVRTLSETVRLDARTKLLNPKWYEGMLNSGYEGVREISKRLVNTMGWSATAGAVDNWVYEDVNDVYIKDEQMRQRLMNLNPHSFRKMVGTLLEVHGRGYWQTSEANIQQLRELYQELEDRIEGVA
- a CDS encoding tetratricopeptide repeat protein → MAALIIELLRQKIGLDSTAIGTFPVLAAIKQRMAAVNITNEQSYYDYLTRSAEELQALIEAVVVPETWFYRDREPFLFLQGFVQKNHLQRRHLPWRILSLPCSTGEEPYSIAIALLEAGLLPYQFTIDAVDVSYRALEKAKTGIYTKNSFRGTDPQLIDLYFTVVNDSYQLLDQVKKQVNFQYGNILQFQRVNYYDIIFCRNLLIYLDRESRGKALHNLHKAMTNDGLLFVGHSEVGCLTESNFVLGGSVKAFVFRKLSPQLPSPAISTPLLPPPPIPSPAVTTPQLLEEARRKADQNELKAALSLCQTYLQNHPLDENAHTLLGEIYQAQGNPQQAIECYQKALYINPHHYPALVHLLLLKQQSGDAEGVKVLQQRIDRLAKEKM